One genomic window of Spiroplasma endosymbiont of Diplazon laetatorius includes the following:
- the cdd gene encoding cytidine deaminase has product MNLDKNKVFEDLKELRERAYAPYSNFRVSCIVYLKDGHTIKGVNVENAAYNPTICAERSALPQMIAQGYNKNDVELVALYTDSEGFGSPCGTCRQTLFELLLENQEVWVYNKNEFIDSFEVKDFLPYAFTSKNIND; this is encoded by the coding sequence ATGAATTTAGATAAAAACAAAGTATTTGAAGACTTAAAAGAACTTAGAGAAAGAGCCTATGCTCCTTACTCAAACTTTAGAGTTTCTTGTATAGTTTACTTAAAAGATGGACACACAATAAAAGGGGTTAATGTTGAAAATGCAGCATATAATCCAACAATATGTGCTGAAAGATCAGCACTTCCACAAATGATAGCTCAAGGTTACAACAAAAATGATGTTGAACTTGTTGCTTTATATACTGATTCAGAAGGATTTGGATCACCTTGTGGTACTTGTAGACAAACACTTTTTGAATTACTTTTAGAAAATCAAGAAGTTTGGGTTTATAATAAAAATGAATTTATTGATTCATTTGAGGTAAAAGACTTTTTACCATATGCATTTACAAGTAAAAACATAAACGATTAA
- the recO gene encoding DNA repair protein RecO, with the protein MGATKINAVVMESTDFDDYAKIVKVFSKQFGKTSFIAPGVNKSTSKNKYSIQTFSLSDFEIFKARREDKLSKLKTGVLKRDYFKIAQNYNNYVYGSIMFKVLDQIDQISNKNYKIFKMLTFCLENINDNRNSFINYLFFLAYLIQESIQPFRIKGCVRCKKSTFPIVRFEYTENGFICARCLWPGEKVQPESFIKVLSNINRKTIYFNVEQKYHYTDLIVLHNIIVDHFEHALGFYMGPIKLLKDTVALNVNEKEAKKYK; encoded by the coding sequence ATGGGAGCAACAAAAATAAATGCTGTAGTTATGGAATCAACAGATTTTGATGATTATGCCAAAATTGTTAAGGTTTTTAGCAAGCAATTTGGTAAAACATCATTTATAGCTCCTGGTGTTAATAAATCAACATCAAAAAATAAGTATTCTATTCAAACTTTTAGTTTAAGTGATTTTGAAATATTTAAAGCTAGAAGAGAAGATAAGTTAAGTAAACTAAAAACAGGTGTTTTAAAAAGAGATTACTTTAAAATAGCTCAAAACTATAATAACTATGTTTATGGTTCTATTATGTTTAAAGTATTAGATCAAATTGATCAAATAAGCAATAAGAACTATAAGATATTTAAAATGCTTACATTTTGTCTAGAAAATATAAATGATAATAGAAACTCATTTATAAACTACTTATTTTTTCTAGCTTATTTAATCCAAGAATCAATTCAACCATTTAGAATAAAAGGTTGTGTTAGATGTAAAAAATCTACTTTTCCAATAGTAAGATTTGAATACACTGAAAATGGCTTTATTTGTGCTAGATGTTTATGACCTGGTGAAAAAGTACAACCTGAATCTTTTATTAAGGTTTTATCTAATATAAACAGAAAAACAATATACTTTAACGTTGAACAAAAGTATCATTACACTGATTTAATAGTTTTACACAATATAATAGTTGATCATTTTGAACATGCACTTGGTTTTTATATGGGACCAATTAAACTCTTAAAAGACACTGTTGCTTTGAATGTTAACGAAAAAGAAGCTAAGAAATATAAATAA
- a CDS encoding diacylglycerol kinase family protein: MAKKNDIKKKTKVGTRVKNKFANAARGIFTAFKEESTLIVYLIIVIFAIGLGIWIGLSTIEWSIVILTIGVLTGFEFVNTSIENFVDLLSFEYNIQAKKIKDICAAASIINALLSVVIGFLIYLPKLIETIGQLFS, translated from the coding sequence ATGGCAAAGAAAAACGACATTAAGAAAAAGACTAAAGTTGGTACGAGAGTAAAGAACAAATTTGCTAATGCAGCAAGAGGTATATTTACTGCTTTTAAAGAAGAATCTACTTTAATTGTTTATTTAATAATAGTTATCTTTGCAATTGGTTTAGGTATTTGAATAGGTTTAAGCACTATTGAGTGATCAATAGTGATACTTACAATTGGTGTTTTAACTGGTTTTGAATTTGTTAATACTTCAATTGAAAACTTCGTTGATTTATTAAGTTTTGAATATAATATCCAAGCCAAGAAAATAAAAGATATCTGTGCAGCAGCAAGTATTATTAATGCATTGTTATCAGTTGTTATCGGATTTCTTATATATTTACCCAAACTAATAGAGACTATAGGTCAACTATTTAGTTAG
- the era gene encoding GTPase Era, translated as MEKIRSGFISIIGRPNVGKSTLLNTLLEKKVSIVTDKAQTTRNRINGILTHDDAQYIFVDTPGVHKAQHELGRFMNKVALSSTKGVDIILFLAPADEFIGDNDKFILNALKERDVPVFLVITKSDLVNNERLETRIKEWKQQDFKFEKISTVSSTMGSNLQVLLDEIKNTLPETGIKFYPDETFTDQPERFLIREIIREEILLQTEQEIPHSVAILIDKFEEKKDIIKVIASIICEKQSQKGIIIGNKGAKIKSIGIKSREKLEALFDKQFYLELFVKTKEKWRRSASLIKQLGYDKDSY; from the coding sequence TTGGAAAAAATTAGATCAGGATTTATTAGTATTATTGGTAGACCTAATGTTGGTAAATCAACTTTACTAAATACTTTATTAGAAAAAAAAGTTTCTATTGTTACAGACAAAGCTCAAACTACTAGAAACAGAATAAATGGAATATTGACTCATGATGATGCTCAATATATTTTTGTTGACACTCCAGGTGTTCACAAAGCACAACACGAATTAGGAAGATTTATGAATAAAGTAGCTCTTTCATCAACAAAAGGAGTAGATATTATTTTATTCTTAGCTCCTGCAGATGAATTTATTGGAGATAATGACAAATTCATTTTAAATGCTTTAAAAGAAAGAGATGTTCCTGTATTTTTAGTTATTACTAAAAGCGATTTAGTAAATAACGAAAGATTAGAAACTAGAATAAAAGAATGAAAACAACAAGATTTTAAATTTGAAAAAATCTCAACAGTTTCATCTACAATGGGAAGTAATTTACAAGTTCTTTTAGATGAAATTAAAAATACTTTACCAGAAACTGGTATTAAATTTTATCCTGATGAAACATTCACAGACCAACCAGAACGTTTTTTAATAAGAGAAATTATTCGTGAAGAAATTCTTTTACAAACAGAACAAGAAATACCTCATTCAGTTGCTATTTTAATAGACAAATTTGAAGAGAAAAAAGATATTATTAAAGTCATAGCTTCAATAATATGTGAAAAACAAAGTCAAAAGGGAATAATTATTGGAAATAAAGGGGCTAAAATAAAATCAATTGGTATTAAATCAAGAGAAAAATTAGAAGCTTTATTTGATAAACAATTCTATTTAGAACTTTTTGTTAAAACAAAAGAAAAATGAAGAAGATCTGCTTCATTAATAAAACAATTAGGATACGATAAAGATAGTTATTAG
- the ybeY gene encoding rRNA maturation RNase YbeY → MNDSLDFVYETQEQLKEYEELYYNLLTSTKEVLKIDQSLSLSVNFIDEAKSRAINNEYRQKDYVGDVISFPIDDDFGIYEQLDFREIGDIFITFSEANNKAQKYNHTIKEEMAWLFVHGLLHILGYDHETNEKEADEMFSLTDSILEKQNIVYKMPY, encoded by the coding sequence ATGAATGATTCACTAGACTTTGTTTATGAAACCCAAGAACAATTAAAAGAATATGAAGAACTTTACTATAATTTATTAACTTCAACAAAAGAAGTTCTTAAAATAGATCAAAGTCTTAGTTTATCTGTTAATTTTATAGATGAAGCTAAATCAAGAGCTATTAATAATGAATATAGACAAAAAGATTATGTTGGAGATGTTATTTCTTTTCCAATAGACGATGATTTTGGTATTTATGAACAATTAGATTTTAGAGAAATTGGAGATATTTTCATAACATTTAGTGAAGCAAACAATAAGGCTCAAAAATATAATCATACAATCAAAGAAGAAATGGCTTGATTATTTGTTCACGGATTATTGCATATTCTTGGATATGACCATGAAACAAATGAAAAAGAAGCTGATGAAATGTTTTCTTTAACAGATTCTATTTTAGAAAAGCAAAATATAGTATATAAAATGCCTTATTAG
- a CDS encoding ATP-binding cassette domain-containing protein, which produces MTYKFVKQKGENDCGIAVSTMLINYYHNKNFGIEEIKFENSLNDDMLNFYEIENLLNNYKVEFISYACSFQELTDLEITNPIVLSAVNENNLEHFIIAYKRKKDMLLIADPNKNDLHWVDLKDIEKIYQGYLSITRSFEKIKFKNKNILNWFNFIKVFKKEVTLIFCVSFLINILILISNNFIKIYMKNININDSKTMRTIFLVFIFLFFVQITVSYFINKIIYRIKNKISKNIYMFYKNKLLNLDIEKFNSSSKEEWVKKLTYINILSEFITQTFISLPLGFILFLMSSLFLIIISPFILTLVLIQNLICITLSIGLFYLMKEFKLKRERKIIEFSLSYREMIDGFEEIKFKNIENEIKSGSYKNFESTIKESKNIFDLDNKSNFVFSTLNKMFFYLIFYISVIYINKNKFTMPDLLFYTSVSSYINIFFSNVTNFILDLQEIFIADKSLNFIFIQDKETDVEQIKIDSIKKIEIKSLYKYKSDNCLLKDFNFMVDKNTFIHGKSGSGKTTLLKILSGHFKSYEGQILINDKSELKEIEENTFKNKIIYLGQYDYLFNGTVWQNIQQFKNKVDFKLLEDLHLLEILERNNIALEKNLIDNGSNLSKGQRQIINFISLFFTEKDLYLIDEPLSNVDKHTAYYLFKAFMNYKRNSLIVMCDHDIAYSNFFEKKVEVI; this is translated from the coding sequence ATGACTTATAAGTTTGTGAAACAAAAAGGTGAAAATGATTGTGGTATTGCTGTTTCAACAATGTTAATAAATTATTATCATAATAAAAATTTTGGTATTGAAGAAATAAAGTTTGAAAACTCTTTAAATGATGATATGTTGAATTTTTATGAAATAGAAAATTTATTAAATAACTATAAAGTTGAATTTATTTCTTATGCTTGCAGCTTTCAAGAATTAACTGATTTAGAAATAACAAATCCAATAGTTTTAAGTGCTGTTAATGAAAATAATCTAGAACATTTTATAATCGCTTATAAAAGAAAAAAAGATATGTTATTGATAGCAGATCCTAATAAAAATGATTTGCACTGAGTTGATTTAAAAGATATTGAAAAAATATATCAGGGTTATCTTTCTATAACTAGATCTTTTGAAAAAATAAAGTTCAAGAATAAAAATATTTTGAATTGATTTAACTTTATCAAAGTTTTCAAAAAAGAAGTTACTTTAATTTTTTGTGTTTCTTTTTTAATTAATATTTTAATTTTGATTAGCAATAACTTTATAAAAATTTATATGAAAAATATAAACATAAATGATTCAAAAACTATGCGAACTATATTTTTAGTTTTTATTTTTTTATTCTTTGTTCAAATAACGGTATCGTATTTTATTAATAAAATAATATATAGAATAAAAAATAAAATAAGTAAAAATATTTATATGTTTTATAAAAATAAATTATTAAATTTAGATATAGAAAAATTTAACTCTTCTTCTAAAGAGGAGTGAGTCAAAAAACTAACATATATAAATATTTTATCTGAGTTTATAACTCAAACATTTATTAGCTTACCTTTGGGTTTCATTTTATTTTTAATGTCTTCATTGTTTTTAATAATAATATCTCCATTTATATTAACTTTGGTTCTGATACAAAATTTAATTTGTATAACATTATCTATTGGATTATTTTATTTAATGAAAGAGTTTAAATTAAAAAGAGAAAGAAAAATAATAGAGTTTTCCTTAAGTTATAGAGAAATGATTGATGGTTTTGAAGAAATTAAATTTAAAAATATTGAAAATGAAATAAAGTCTGGTAGTTATAAAAACTTTGAATCTACAATCAAAGAAAGTAAAAATATATTTGATTTAGATAATAAATCTAACTTTGTATTTTCAACATTAAACAAAATGTTTTTCTATTTAATATTTTACATATCTGTAATATATATAAATAAAAACAAATTTACTATGCCTGACTTATTGTTTTATACATCAGTAAGTAGTTATATAAATATTTTCTTTTCTAATGTAACGAATTTCATTTTAGATTTACAAGAAATATTTATAGCTGATAAATCATTAAATTTTATTTTTATACAAGACAAAGAAACTGATGTAGAGCAAATTAAAATAGACTCAATTAAAAAAATTGAGATAAAAAGTTTATATAAATATAAAAGTGATAATTGTCTTTTAAAAGATTTTAATTTCATGGTGGACAAAAATACTTTTATCCATGGTAAGAGTGGAAGTGGTAAAACAACATTGTTAAAAATACTTTCTGGTCACTTTAAAAGTTATGAAGGTCAAATATTAATAAACGATAAATCTGAATTAAAAGAAATAGAAGAAAATACATTTAAAAACAAAATCATATATTTAGGTCAATATGATTATTTATTTAATGGAACAGTATGACAAAATATTCAACAATTTAAAAATAAAGTTGATTTTAAATTGTTAGAAGATTTACATTTACTAGAAATTTTAGAAAGAAATAATATTGCTTTAGAAAAAAACTTAATTGATAATGGTTCTAACTTAAGTAAGGGTCAAAGACAAATAATAAATTTTATAAGTCTATTTTTTACAGAAAAAGACCTATATCTAATTGATGAACCGCTAAGTAATGTTGATAAACATACTGCCTATTATTTATTTAAAGCTTTTATGAATTATAAACGAAATAGTTTAATTGTAATGTGTGATCATGATATTGCATACTCTAATTTCTTTGAAAAGAAAGTTGAGGTAATTTAA
- a CDS encoding PolC-type DNA polymerase III, with product MNREVRELFEKLNVFLDESEEVCFDQAHFYKEAEFSGSTNKLRVFIKIKDFLPIHLLHKVESILTTNTHVPTKLNLLVENNNYTKELIWNHIEYVKEQKAEVKTGTIKILSPSTVDYFNDHRMVFFNVSNETEKILLEEHKEYYKNKLLKYGFRDVDLEIRVKENLDTDVLEVIREKYEKASQVVNTIQKETYEAKSNLTSPKPKYRSNDDILNNATYDKIVDLEEDAQNVTIQGEVISKQIRQSKAGRNIYNIAITDGTSSVMCIFFQRNNDPTFFDEITEETKESFVGFENQIIRKGDWVSFNGNFNFSSFDKSYIFYINKYKKIESKKVFRKDEAKNKRVELHTHTKMSVMDGVSSAKDYIEAAKRFGWNSIAITDHLNVQAFPEAYYAISSINKGVEEENKLKLIYGSELVMLQDEAWLIKNPKEQKLREAKFVVFDLETTGLSPEYDEIIEFGANVYDYAKGTSKKYDILIKPTKPLKKFTTELTHITNEMLEDKNSIEIEFKNIMEIIQDGILIAHNANFDFNFLQAYAHKLGYGELTNTVIDTLSLARVLQPRLKNHRLGTVAKAYQILHDEKIAHRADYDAEVLTNMYEHMWSEAKKIIPIDVDSDWNKFNKDKFENENFRRSRGFHVNVLAKNQEGLKDLYKLISYSHTENFLGSPKIFQSKLLEIKEKGNILIGSGCVNGMVFEYARTGTFEMLEDAIKLFDYIELQPLSVYKKLIQTEDLTMEELKTLILKIIEIAKKLDKTIIATSDAHYVEPELKKIRDIYINTKGLGGSYHPLYDFKQRVKDNPDQHLRTTNEMLEEFKWLENSELINEIVIENPNKISDLIDMNITPIRSGSYPPNIENVDKLLTDECYKNAKLLYGDNLPEIVEARLEKELASIIKHGFAVVYWISHLLVKKSNDDGYLVGSRGSVGSSFVATTSIITEVNPLKAHYRCNECKYSDFETPEEYKCGYDLPEKDCPNCGVKLIGDGHDIPFETFLGFDGDKVPDIDLNFSGEYQPVAHNFTKEIFGENNVFRAGTISTVAEKTAYGFTMGYFEKQNMNLDLIRKAEVERLAGLSTGVKRTTGQHPGGIIILPKEYEIEDFTPVNYPADDDASDWKTTHFDFHSIHDNLLKMDILGHVDPTALRMLYDLTGFDPIKVPTDDKAVYSLFSELSALNISSEEILGESTGAIGLPEFGTQFVRNMLKETQPKTFADLVQISGLSHGTDVYVGNAQSLIKDGIANISSVIGCRDDIMVYLMSMGLDPSSAFNIMESVRKGKGLSKEWIALMKEHNVPEWYINSCLKIKYMFPKAHATAYVLMAYRVAWYKIYYPEEYYATWFSTRADFFDLETALKGKEAVKAAIDDIKHRQNNKLPVTAKENALITVYEVLLEMYARGVEIRNIDFNISEGSRFVILNEDGKKILIPPFNVIDSLGESVAKSIVNARQERQITSVSDLKQRTQVTQTQIEIFAKLKITDNLKDDEQLSFNF from the coding sequence ATGAACAGAGAAGTTAGAGAGTTATTTGAAAAACTTAATGTATTTTTAGATGAATCAGAAGAAGTTTGTTTTGACCAAGCCCATTTTTATAAAGAAGCTGAATTTAGTGGTAGTACAAATAAACTAAGAGTCTTTATAAAAATTAAAGACTTTTTACCTATTCACTTACTTCATAAAGTTGAATCAATTTTAACTACAAATACACATGTTCCTACAAAACTAAATTTATTAGTAGAAAATAATAATTACACAAAAGAATTAATTTGAAACCATATTGAATATGTTAAAGAACAAAAAGCTGAAGTTAAAACAGGAACTATTAAAATACTTTCTCCTTCAACTGTTGATTACTTTAATGATCACAGAATGGTTTTCTTTAACGTTTCAAATGAAACTGAAAAAATTCTTTTAGAAGAACACAAAGAATATTACAAAAACAAACTTTTAAAATATGGATTTAGAGATGTTGATTTAGAAATTAGAGTAAAAGAAAATCTTGATACAGATGTTCTTGAAGTTATTAGAGAAAAATATGAAAAAGCTTCTCAAGTTGTTAATACAATTCAAAAAGAAACTTATGAAGCTAAGTCAAACTTAACTTCACCAAAACCAAAATATAGATCTAATGATGATATTTTAAATAATGCAACTTATGACAAAATTGTTGATTTAGAAGAAGATGCACAAAACGTTACAATACAAGGTGAAGTTATTTCAAAACAAATTCGTCAATCAAAAGCTGGAAGAAATATTTACAACATAGCAATTACAGATGGTACATCTTCTGTAATGTGTATTTTCTTTCAAAGAAATAATGATCCAACTTTCTTTGATGAAATCACTGAAGAGACCAAAGAAAGTTTTGTAGGTTTTGAAAATCAAATAATAAGAAAAGGTGATTGAGTTTCATTTAATGGTAACTTTAACTTTTCAAGTTTTGATAAGAGTTATATTTTTTATATTAATAAATATAAAAAAATTGAATCTAAAAAAGTTTTCAGAAAAGATGAAGCTAAAAACAAAAGAGTTGAATTACATACACATACAAAAATGTCTGTAATGGATGGTGTAAGTAGTGCAAAAGATTATATCGAAGCTGCAAAAAGATTTGGATGAAATTCAATTGCAATTACAGATCACTTAAATGTTCAAGCTTTCCCTGAAGCTTACTATGCAATATCAAGTATCAACAAAGGTGTTGAAGAAGAAAATAAATTAAAATTAATTTATGGAAGTGAACTTGTAATGTTACAAGATGAAGCTTGATTAATTAAAAATCCAAAAGAACAAAAACTGAGAGAAGCTAAGTTTGTTGTTTTCGACTTAGAGACAACTGGATTATCACCAGAGTATGATGAAATAATTGAGTTTGGTGCAAACGTTTATGATTATGCAAAAGGTACTTCAAAAAAATATGACATACTTATTAAACCAACTAAGCCTTTGAAAAAATTTACAACTGAATTAACCCACATTACAAATGAAATGTTAGAAGATAAAAATTCAATTGAAATTGAATTTAAAAACATTATGGAAATAATTCAAGATGGAATTTTAATTGCTCACAACGCCAACTTCGACTTTAACTTTTTACAAGCTTATGCACATAAACTTGGTTATGGTGAATTAACAAATACAGTTATAGATACTTTATCACTTGCAAGAGTTCTACAACCTAGATTAAAAAATCACAGATTAGGAACTGTTGCTAAAGCATATCAAATTCTTCATGATGAAAAAATTGCTCACCGTGCTGATTACGATGCCGAGGTTTTAACAAACATGTATGAACATATGTGAAGTGAAGCAAAAAAAATAATTCCAATTGATGTTGATTCTGATTGAAATAAATTTAATAAAGATAAATTTGAAAATGAAAATTTCAGAAGATCTAGAGGTTTCCATGTAAACGTGTTAGCAAAAAACCAAGAAGGTTTAAAAGATTTATATAAATTAATTTCTTATTCACATACAGAAAACTTTTTAGGTTCACCAAAAATATTTCAATCAAAACTTTTAGAAATAAAAGAAAAAGGAAATATTTTAATTGGTAGTGGATGTGTTAATGGTATGGTTTTTGAATATGCAAGAACTGGAACATTTGAAATGCTAGAAGATGCAATTAAACTTTTTGATTACATTGAACTACAACCACTAAGTGTTTATAAAAAATTAATTCAAACAGAAGATTTAACAATGGAAGAATTAAAAACTTTAATTCTAAAAATAATTGAAATAGCTAAAAAATTAGATAAAACAATTATTGCAACAAGTGATGCTCACTATGTTGAACCTGAATTGAAAAAAATAAGAGACATTTATATTAATACAAAAGGATTAGGTGGATCATATCACCCGCTTTACGACTTTAAGCAAAGAGTTAAAGATAATCCTGATCAACATTTAAGAACAACAAATGAAATGTTAGAAGAATTTAAATGACTTGAAAATAGTGAATTAATAAATGAAATTGTTATTGAAAATCCAAATAAGATTTCAGACTTGATTGATATGAATATCACTCCAATTAGATCTGGTTCTTATCCACCAAACATTGAAAACGTTGATAAACTTTTAACAGATGAATGTTATAAAAATGCAAAACTTCTTTATGGAGATAACTTACCAGAAATAGTTGAAGCTCGTTTAGAAAAAGAACTTGCATCAATTATCAAACATGGTTTTGCTGTTGTTTATTGAATTAGTCACTTGTTGGTTAAAAAATCAAATGATGATGGATATCTTGTAGGTAGTCGTGGATCTGTTGGTAGTTCTTTTGTGGCAACAACTTCTATAATTACAGAGGTAAATCCACTAAAAGCACATTACAGATGTAATGAATGTAAATATTCAGACTTTGAAACTCCAGAAGAATATAAATGTGGATATGATTTACCAGAAAAAGATTGTCCAAACTGTGGAGTTAAATTAATAGGTGATGGACATGATATTCCTTTTGAAACTTTCTTAGGTTTTGATGGAGATAAAGTTCCTGATATAGATTTAAACTTCTCTGGAGAATACCAACCAGTTGCTCACAACTTTACAAAAGAAATTTTTGGAGAGAATAACGTATTTAGAGCCGGAACAATATCAACTGTTGCTGAAAAAACTGCTTATGGATTTACAATGGGATATTTTGAAAAGCAAAATATGAATTTAGATTTAATAAGAAAAGCAGAAGTTGAGAGACTAGCTGGACTTTCAACTGGAGTTAAAAGAACAACAGGGCAACACCCTGGTGGAATTATTATTCTTCCAAAAGAATATGAAATAGAAGACTTTACTCCGGTTAACTATCCTGCAGATGATGATGCAAGTGATTGAAAAACAACTCACTTTGATTTCCACTCAATTCATGATAACTTATTGAAAATGGATATCTTGGGTCACGTTGATCCAACTGCTTTAAGAATGTTATATGACTTAACTGGTTTTGATCCAATTAAAGTACCAACAGATGACAAAGCAGTTTACTCATTGTTCTCTGAACTTTCTGCTTTAAATATTTCTTCAGAAGAAATATTGGGAGAGTCAACTGGAGCTATTGGTTTACCTGAGTTTGGAACTCAGTTTGTTAGAAACATGTTAAAAGAAACACAACCAAAAACTTTTGCTGACCTTGTTCAAATTTCAGGGTTAAGTCATGGTACTGATGTTTATGTTGGTAATGCTCAATCACTTATCAAAGATGGTATTGCAAACATTTCTTCTGTTATTGGTTGTCGTGATGATATTATGGTTTACTTAATGTCTATGGGATTAGATCCTTCAAGTGCTTTCAACATTATGGAAAGTGTTAGAAAAGGAAAAGGTCTTTCAAAAGAATGAATAGCTCTTATGAAAGAACACAATGTTCCTGAATGATATATAAACAGTTGTTTAAAAATTAAATACATGTTCCCTAAAGCTCACGCCACTGCTTATGTGTTAATGGCCTATAGGGTAGCTTGATATAAAATTTATTATCCTGAAGAATATTATGCAACATGATTTTCAACAAGAGCAGACTTCTTTGATTTAGAAACTGCTTTAAAAGGTAAAGAAGCTGTTAAAGCTGCAATTGATGATATTAAACATAGACAAAATAATAAATTACCTGTAACTGCAAAAGAAAATGCACTAATAACAGTGTATGAAGTTTTATTAGAAATGTATGCAAGAGGAGTTGAAATCAGAAACATCGATTTCAATATTTCTGAAGGAAGTAGATTTGTGATTTTAAATGAAGATGGTAAAAAAATATTAATACCTCCATTTAATGTTATTGATTCGCTTGGAGAATCTGTGGCTAAATCTATAGTTAATGCTCGTCAAGAAAGACAAATAACTAGTGTAAGTGACTTAAAACAAAGAACACAAGTTACACAAACACAAATCGAGATCTTTGCAAAACTAAAAATTACAGATAACTTAAAAGATGATGAACAACTTTCATTTAATTTCTAA
- a CDS encoding glycine--tRNA ligase — MKVEIEKLISHLKSQGFVFQGSEIYGGLANSWDYGPLGAEVKNKLKKLWWDFFVRRNEYNIGLDSSIILNPKVWQASGHLGNFNDPLIDCKKCKSRFRADKLIEEKFTDMNVGGWTNEEIENFIKEKGINCPKCDANDFTNIRQFTLMFKTNQGVVEDEASTVYLRPETAQGIFVQYKNSQRALRKKLPFGIGQIGKSFRNEITPGNFIFRTREFEQMELEFFFSPNDSNDWFEYWLERVKFFLEKVVLIDTQNYSIREHDKDELAHYAKRTVDIEFDFPFGRGELWGIAHRSDFDLNQHQTHSSQDLTYLDPETNEKYLAHVIEPSVGVERLLLAIFCQSYVEEQLENGERVVMKLPYKLAPYSVAIMPLQKQQKEKANELYKELLLDFDATFDETGNIGKRYRRQDAIGTPLCVTVDFDTENDNCVTVRNRDTMEQERIEIIKLKEYLLTKLI; from the coding sequence ATGAAAGTAGAAATAGAAAAACTAATTTCGCACTTGAAATCACAAGGATTTGTATTTCAAGGTTCAGAAATCTATGGTGGACTTGCTAATTCTTGAGATTATGGTCCATTAGGAGCTGAAGTTAAAAACAAATTAAAAAAACTATGATGAGACTTCTTTGTTAGAAGAAATGAATATAACATTGGTTTGGATTCATCAATTATATTAAATCCTAAAGTATGACAAGCTTCAGGTCACTTAGGAAACTTTAATGATCCATTAATTGACTGTAAAAAATGTAAATCACGTTTTAGAGCAGACAAATTAATTGAAGAGAAATTCACTGACATGAATGTTGGGGGATGAACTAATGAAGAAATAGAAAACTTCATTAAGGAAAAAGGTATTAATTGTCCTAAATGTGATGCTAATGATTTTACAAATATTAGACAATTCACATTAATGTTTAAAACAAATCAAGGTGTAGTTGAAGATGAAGCTTCAACAGTTTACTTGAGACCAGAAACAGCACAAGGTATTTTTGTACAATACAAAAATTCTCAAAGAGCTTTAAGAAAAAAACTTCCTTTTGGAATTGGTCAAATAGGTAAATCATTTAGAAATGAAATTACTCCTGGTAACTTTATTTTTAGAACAAGAGAATTTGAACAAATGGAATTAGAATTCTTCTTCTCTCCAAATGATTCAAATGATTGATTTGAATACTGACTTGAAAGAGTAAAATTCTTCTTAGAAAAAGTTGTTCTTATTGATACACAAAACTATTCAATAAGAGAACATGACAAAGATGAATTAGCTCACTATGCAAAAAGAACAGTTGATATAGAATTTGATTTCCCATTTGGAAGAGGAGAGTTATGAGGTATTGCTCATAGAAGTGATTTTGATTTAAATCAACATCAAACTCATTCTTCACAAGATTTAACTTATTTAGATCCAGAAACAAATGAAAAATACTTAGCTCACGTAATTGAACCAAGTGTTGGAGTTGAAAGATTATTATTGGCTATATTCTGTCAAAGTTATGTAGAAGAACAATTAGAAAATGGTGAAAGAGTTGTAATGAAACTTCCTTACAAACTTGCTCCATACTCAGTTGCTATTATGCCATTACAAAAACAACAAAAAGAAAAAGCTAATGAACTTTACAAAGAATTATTATTAGACTTTGATGCAACTTTCGATGAAACAGGAAACATTGGAAAACGTTACAGAAGACAAGATGCAATTGGTACTCCTTTATGTGTAACTGTAGACTTTGATACTGAAAATGATAATTGTGTAACTGTAAGAAACAGAGACACAATGGAACAAGAAAGAATTGAAATTATAAAACTTAAAGAATACTTATTAACAAAACTAATTTAA